The Agrobacterium vitis genome has a segment encoding these proteins:
- a CDS encoding isochorismatase family protein yields MTHSDTALLVIDAQQSFRHSSYFREEELPAYLQRQQALIDGARKAGIATVQIFHLNDTGPFSEASGFVSTLSPLTIEPDAVFRKHRHSALVGTGLDVWLTRNNIRHVIVSGIRTEQCCETTARHASDLGYSVDFVGEATLTFPMTDDQGREWSAAEIRARTELVLAGRFARIATVEQALSLPPTTLAA; encoded by the coding sequence ATGACACATTCCGACACCGCCCTGCTGGTCATCGATGCACAGCAATCCTTCCGCCACAGTTCCTATTTCCGCGAGGAAGAGTTGCCCGCCTATCTGCAGCGTCAGCAGGCGTTGATCGATGGCGCCCGCAAGGCGGGCATTGCCACCGTGCAGATTTTCCATTTGAACGACACTGGCCCTTTTAGCGAGGCCTCCGGATTCGTCTCCACACTGTCCCCTTTGACGATTGAACCAGATGCGGTTTTCCGCAAGCATCGGCATAGCGCGCTGGTCGGTACGGGGCTTGATGTCTGGCTGACCCGAAACAATATCCGCCATGTGATCGTATCAGGTATCCGTACGGAGCAATGTTGCGAAACCACGGCACGTCATGCTTCGGACCTGGGTTATAGCGTGGATTTTGTTGGTGAAGCCACCCTCACCTTTCCGATGACCGACGATCAGGGCCGTGAATGGAGCGCGGCGGAGATCCGCGCTCGCACCGAACTGGTTTTGGCCGGTCGCTTCGCGCGCATTGCCACGGTCGAGCAGGCATTGTCACTCCCACCCACAACACTCGCGGCATAG
- a CDS encoding methyl-accepting chemotaxis protein, which translates to MRIISALPFKVLLTSLGIVPLLAAIVLGAILSWEAWENYTNTSKAVTLEQLARAGGNLLLVMPLEGAAPPAARTEARATSDAAYAKVVSAYDDAISAGYDDAILNGLKNRLVDSFAKIGEFRSAVDADRVDPIMPLKYLQPISAMGMELAGRAANLVDDRLLSQGIQGYYSLLQVNDSYLIINRIGQVYTQKGSLSPEESARFHAGFNKAMIYLKPMQQFLPKPLNDQYDQFWRGSDVAAVQNAVDAMAVGRTYTPATGDLDTWNTIMAKRRDFVADLIKSTSQDLGAFADVQLSDARNSLYFMVTALGILVLVTALFSISVLRILSNAIRRISGRMTGLAEGDKASAIPYLDRKDEIGDIAHSVEVFRQAALRNDELERSAQENRRRAEIEREEMQAKAEAEANERLARATGALASGLRQLAAGDLLCEIQEQFAPQFEALRHDFNTSVNQLRSVLISVGISATGVRNGSGEISDASNDLSKRTETQAASLEQTAAALEEITANVKATSLRTGQARDLVRDARGRADKSSNVVGNAVTAMGRIENASRQIVQIIGVIDEIAFQTNLLALNAGVEAARAGEAGKGFAVVAQEVRELAQRSANAAKEIKQLIGNSEVAVSEGVKLVHDTGEGLGAIAQVVEEINAHMDAIATAAQEQSVGLGEVNVAVNHMDQATQQNAAMVEEMNAAGAGLADEAARLSELLANFKTGHQNSGRATTSAGRADFARQRVA; encoded by the coding sequence ATGCGAATTATTTCGGCTTTGCCGTTTAAGGTGCTTTTGACGAGCCTTGGGATCGTGCCTTTATTGGCAGCGATCGTGCTGGGTGCAATCCTGAGCTGGGAGGCCTGGGAAAACTATACGAATACGTCCAAGGCCGTGACTCTGGAGCAACTGGCACGGGCCGGAGGCAATCTGTTGTTGGTCATGCCCCTGGAGGGCGCGGCGCCGCCGGCAGCCAGGACCGAGGCGCGGGCAACATCGGATGCGGCCTATGCGAAGGTGGTGAGCGCCTATGACGACGCCATCTCCGCTGGCTATGATGATGCAATCCTGAACGGCCTGAAGAACCGGCTTGTTGATTCTTTCGCCAAGATCGGCGAATTCCGGTCCGCTGTCGATGCCGATCGCGTTGACCCGATCATGCCCCTGAAATATCTCCAGCCTATTTCTGCCATGGGAATGGAATTAGCCGGCCGCGCTGCCAATCTCGTTGATGATCGCCTCCTGTCACAAGGCATCCAGGGCTATTATTCCTTGTTGCAGGTCAACGATTCCTATCTGATCATCAACCGGATCGGCCAAGTTTATACCCAAAAAGGCTCGCTTTCTCCAGAAGAGTCGGCCCGTTTCCATGCTGGTTTCAATAAGGCCATGATCTACTTGAAGCCGATGCAGCAATTCCTGCCTAAGCCATTGAACGATCAGTACGACCAGTTCTGGCGAGGAAGCGATGTCGCGGCTGTCCAGAACGCCGTAGATGCGATGGCCGTGGGTCGTACCTATACCCCCGCCACAGGCGATCTCGACACCTGGAACACGATCATGGCCAAGCGGCGGGATTTTGTTGCCGACCTGATCAAATCCACGTCGCAAGATCTGGGCGCATTTGCCGATGTGCAGCTGTCGGACGCGCGTAACTCCCTCTATTTTATGGTGACGGCCCTCGGCATCCTGGTTTTGGTCACCGCACTGTTCAGCATTTCGGTCCTGCGGATTCTTTCGAATGCCATTCGCCGGATCTCCGGCCGGATGACCGGCCTGGCCGAGGGAGACAAGGCCAGCGCTATTCCCTATCTTGACCGCAAAGATGAGATCGGCGACATCGCCCACTCCGTCGAGGTGTTCCGCCAGGCAGCACTTCGCAACGATGAATTGGAACGGTCGGCCCAGGAAAACCGCCGTCGTGCCGAGATCGAGCGCGAGGAAATGCAGGCCAAGGCCGAGGCGGAGGCAAATGAGCGTCTCGCCCGCGCCACCGGTGCCCTGGCCTCAGGGCTGCGCCAGCTGGCAGCGGGTGATTTGCTCTGCGAAATCCAGGAGCAGTTTGCACCGCAATTCGAGGCATTGAGGCATGACTTCAATACATCGGTCAACCAGCTGCGGTCCGTTCTGATTTCCGTCGGCATATCCGCGACTGGCGTGCGCAACGGCAGCGGTGAAATTTCCGATGCGTCCAATGATCTTTCCAAGCGGACCGAAACCCAGGCGGCCTCACTGGAGCAGACAGCGGCGGCTCTTGAGGAAATCACCGCCAATGTGAAGGCGACCTCGCTGCGAACCGGCCAGGCCCGTGATCTCGTTCGGGATGCTCGCGGCCGTGCCGACAAGTCCAGCAACGTGGTCGGCAATGCGGTGACCGCGATGGGCCGGATCGAGAATGCGTCTCGGCAGATTGTTCAGATCATCGGCGTGATCGATGAAATCGCGTTCCAGACCAACCTCCTGGCGCTCAATGCCGGTGTTGAGGCAGCGCGCGCCGGAGAGGCGGGCAAGGGCTTTGCGGTCGTTGCCCAGGAAGTGCGCGAGCTTGCCCAGCGTTCCGCCAATGCGGCAAAGGAAATCAAACAGCTGATCGGAAATTCTGAAGTTGCGGTTTCCGAGGGAGTCAAGCTGGTCCACGATACCGGTGAGGGCCTGGGTGCCATCGCGCAGGTGGTCGAGGAGATCAATGCACATATGGATGCCATCGCAACAGCCGCCCAGGAGCAATCGGTGGGGCTTGGCGAAGTCAATGTCGCCGTCAACCATATGGATCAGGCCACGCAACAGAATGCCGCAATGGTCGAAGAGATGAATGCTGCCGGGGCAGGGCTTGCCGATGAAGCAGCCAGGCTCTCGGAACTGCTGGCGAATTTCAAGACGGGTCACCAGAACTCCGGTCGTGCTACGACCTCCGCTGGACGGGCGGATTTCGCGCGCCAGCGGGTCGCCTAG
- the metF gene encoding methylenetetrahydrofolate reductase [NAD(P)H], producing MAHTSSKRNQARPFKLSFEFFPPKSEEMEAQLWATVDELTGWAPEFVSVTYGAGGTTKAPTLAAVRRLLAETPLATASHLTCVGATREEIAQVVEDFRAVGVKHFVALRGDPPTGVGSVYQPHPGGFENAAALVKGLKELGDFEISVSAYPEKHPESADLAMDLDMLKRKVDNGATRALTQFFFDNDIFERYLDKVRAAGINIPIVPGIMPILNLTQLKRFAGMCGTSVPAMLDQRFEGLDDKPTERASVAAALAAEQIADLQGRGIDEFHIYTMNRAPLVNATLARLGLHRSDTAAADRAGVVA from the coding sequence ATGGCACACACATCGTCCAAAAGAAATCAGGCGCGGCCCTTCAAGCTGTCCTTTGAATTCTTTCCGCCGAAATCCGAGGAGATGGAAGCTCAGCTCTGGGCAACGGTCGATGAGCTGACCGGCTGGGCGCCGGAATTTGTCTCCGTTACCTACGGTGCTGGTGGCACCACCAAGGCACCGACCCTGGCCGCTGTGCGCCGCTTGCTGGCGGAAACGCCACTCGCCACCGCATCGCATCTCACCTGCGTCGGTGCGACACGCGAGGAAATCGCCCAGGTGGTCGAAGACTTTCGGGCGGTTGGTGTCAAGCATTTCGTGGCGCTGCGCGGCGATCCACCGACCGGTGTCGGTTCGGTTTATCAACCGCATCCGGGTGGGTTTGAAAACGCGGCAGCGTTGGTGAAGGGCCTGAAAGAGCTTGGCGATTTCGAGATTTCGGTTTCCGCCTATCCGGAAAAGCACCCGGAAAGCGCCGATCTCGCCATGGATCTAGACATGTTGAAACGCAAGGTCGATAATGGCGCGACCCGGGCGCTCACCCAATTTTTCTTCGATAACGATATTTTCGAACGCTATCTCGACAAGGTCCGGGCCGCCGGAATCAATATTCCTATCGTGCCGGGCATCATGCCGATCCTCAACCTCACCCAGTTGAAGCGCTTTGCTGGAATGTGCGGCACATCCGTTCCCGCCATGCTGGACCAGCGTTTCGAAGGGCTGGACGACAAGCCCACTGAGCGGGCCAGTGTCGCCGCGGCACTGGCTGCCGAGCAGATCGCCGACCTGCAGGGGCGCGGTATCGACGAGTTCCATATCTATACGATGAATCGTGCGCCGCTGGTCAATGCCACACTGGCACGGCTGGGATTGCATCGCTCTGATACCGCAGCCGCCGACCGGGCAGGGGTTGTGGCGTAA
- a CDS encoding GlxA family transcriptional regulator gives MTGLIPPQRRIEMIVVVPPRLLLLDLAGPMEVLRKANLEQDSVRFTVRYVGPSPHVNSSVGLALAGIEPLPDAVADGAMIIVLGNAAQPLGAVDANPEPDDLLHEAAIVTWLRSAVRPGVKLVTICSGALLAARAGLLEGYTCTTHHTEIAELRQLAPTAKVAENRLYIQDRDRLSTAGITAGIDMMLALVAEEAGHTIALNVARYLVVYLRRAGNDPQLSPWLEGRNHIHPVIHKVQDAVSADPAGNWTVASMAAIAATSARSLSRLFNEQTGMSVTDYVNRLRVALAHQLVTASRLDMETVAQRSGFASTRHMRRAWKKLHGGTPTALRSP, from the coding sequence ATGACAGGACTGATCCCGCCGCAGCGCCGTATCGAAATGATCGTCGTCGTGCCGCCACGCCTGCTGCTGCTGGATCTGGCCGGGCCGATGGAAGTCCTGCGCAAGGCTAATCTTGAGCAGGACAGTGTGCGGTTCACGGTTCGATATGTCGGTCCCTCTCCCCACGTCAACAGCTCGGTCGGCCTGGCGCTTGCCGGGATTGAGCCGCTGCCGGATGCCGTAGCCGACGGCGCGATGATTATCGTCCTGGGCAATGCCGCACAGCCGCTCGGTGCAGTCGATGCGAATCCGGAGCCGGACGATCTTCTCCATGAGGCCGCTATCGTCACCTGGTTGCGGTCCGCTGTCCGGCCAGGCGTAAAGCTCGTCACCATTTGCTCTGGCGCCTTGTTGGCGGCCCGCGCCGGACTATTGGAAGGTTATACCTGTACCACTCACCACACCGAGATTGCTGAGTTGCGGCAGTTGGCACCCACCGCAAAGGTGGCGGAAAATCGCCTCTATATCCAGGACCGGGACAGGTTGAGCACGGCAGGCATCACCGCCGGTATCGACATGATGCTGGCCTTGGTGGCAGAAGAGGCAGGACACACGATCGCACTCAACGTTGCCCGTTACCTGGTTGTTTATCTGCGCCGGGCGGGGAACGATCCGCAACTCTCCCCATGGCTTGAGGGGCGTAACCATATCCATCCTGTCATTCACAAGGTCCAGGATGCGGTTTCGGCTGACCCTGCCGGCAACTGGACGGTTGCCAGCATGGCAGCCATTGCGGCCACCAGCGCCCGTAGCCTCTCGCGCTTGTTTAACGAGCAAACCGGCATGAGCGTAACCGATTATGTCAACCGCCTTCGGGTCGCGTTGGCCCATCAGCTGGTCACCGCTTCGCGGTTGGATATGGAAACCGTTGCGCAACGCTCTGGTTTTGCATCCACCCGACACATGCGCCGCGCCTGGAAAAAGTTGCACGGCGGAACGCCAACAGCATTGCGCAGTCCCTGA
- a CDS encoding glycoside hydrolase family 25 protein, with translation MRSLVLALIPICLAMASCTSTSYDFMETGSIQPKFQDKDPQDFGINSPHRHQVHGIDVSKWNGNINWMQVRQSGVSFAFIKATEGKDVIDPKFADYWQQANAAGLPHAPYHFYYFCSSADEQADWFIANVPKASMDMPPVLDVEWNHTSKTCTKRPPADVVRSEMKRFMDRLEAYYGKRPIIYTSVDFHKDNLQGAFQDHYFWVRAVAKHPSEIYPDRRWAFWQYTSTGVIPGIKGDTDINVFAGTQQNWRKWVQAVSLPTQQTAAN, from the coding sequence ATGCGGTCGCTGGTCCTGGCACTTATTCCGATTTGTTTGGCAATGGCGTCCTGCACTTCGACGAGCTACGATTTCATGGAAACCGGCTCGATCCAGCCAAAATTCCAGGACAAGGACCCGCAGGACTTCGGCATCAATTCCCCGCATCGTCATCAGGTCCACGGCATCGACGTGTCGAAATGGAACGGTAATATCAACTGGATGCAGGTCCGCCAGTCCGGCGTCTCCTTCGCCTTCATCAAGGCCACAGAAGGCAAGGATGTGATCGATCCGAAATTTGCGGATTACTGGCAGCAGGCCAATGCCGCTGGCCTGCCACATGCGCCCTATCATTTCTATTATTTCTGCTCCAGCGCCGACGAGCAGGCCGACTGGTTCATCGCCAATGTGCCGAAAGCCTCGATGGACATGCCACCGGTTCTCGATGTCGAGTGGAACCACACGTCCAAGACCTGCACCAAGCGCCCGCCCGCCGATGTGGTGCGCAGCGAAATGAAGCGCTTCATGGACCGGCTCGAAGCCTATTACGGCAAGCGCCCCATCATTTACACATCCGTCGATTTCCATAAGGACAATTTGCAAGGCGCGTTCCAGGATCATTATTTCTGGGTCCGCGCCGTCGCCAAGCACCCCTCGGAAATCTATCCGGACCGCCGCTGGGCCTTCTGGCAATATACCTCGACCGGCGTCATCCCCGGCATCAAGGGCGATACCGACATAAACGTCTTTGCGGGTACCCAGCAGAACTGGCGCAAATGGGTGCAGGCCGTCTCATTGCCGACCCAGCAGACCGCAGCAAACTGA
- a CDS encoding lytic murein transglycosylase yields the protein MHILSRFTLAAVLSGLMAGTAFAQAPQCGGDLSAFLAGVKAEAVANGASAEAADKALAGAQIDQKVLGRDRAQGVFKQTFTEFSSRTVSKGRLDQGKQKLQQYSAVFDRAEKEYGVAPGVIAAFWAMETDFGAVQGDFNTRNALVTLAHDCRRPELFRPQLLALITMVQHGDLDPATNTGAWAGEVGQVQMLPKDIVAFGVDGDGDGHVALKSSSPDAIMTAAKFIQHLGFKRGEPWIQEVTVPDTLPWEKSGFDSGMKAGDWFKLGVKPRDGNTKFADLEGELVLPQGRKGPAFITYPNFGIYLEWNKSFIYTTSAAYFATRLEGAEAYLKGNPEQGLTDVQMKELQTKLKGLGYDVGEIDGILGGGTRDAVQKEQLKRNIPADGWPTPALLAAL from the coding sequence ATGCATATCCTGTCTCGCTTCACGCTCGCAGCCGTGTTGAGCGGCCTTATGGCCGGCACGGCCTTTGCCCAGGCACCGCAATGCGGCGGTGACCTCAGCGCTTTTCTGGCTGGCGTCAAGGCGGAAGCTGTTGCCAATGGCGCGTCGGCCGAGGCTGCCGACAAGGCACTGGCCGGTGCGCAAATCGACCAGAAAGTGCTGGGCCGCGACCGCGCCCAGGGCGTGTTCAAACAGACCTTTACCGAATTTTCCTCCCGCACCGTCTCAAAAGGCCGGTTGGATCAGGGAAAGCAGAAATTGCAGCAATATAGCGCGGTCTTTGACCGGGCCGAAAAAGAATACGGCGTTGCCCCCGGCGTGATCGCCGCTTTCTGGGCGATGGAAACCGATTTCGGCGCCGTCCAGGGCGATTTTAACACCCGCAACGCGCTGGTGACGCTGGCGCATGATTGCCGCCGCCCGGAACTGTTCCGCCCACAATTGCTGGCGCTGATCACCATGGTTCAGCATGGCGATCTCGACCCCGCCACCAATACCGGTGCCTGGGCCGGTGAAGTTGGCCAGGTGCAGATGCTGCCCAAGGATATCGTTGCCTTCGGCGTCGATGGCGACGGCGATGGCCATGTGGCGCTGAAATCCAGCTCACCCGATGCAATCATGACGGCGGCGAAATTCATCCAGCACCTCGGCTTCAAACGCGGTGAGCCGTGGATTCAGGAAGTCACCGTGCCGGACACCCTGCCCTGGGAAAAGAGCGGCTTCGACAGCGGCATGAAGGCAGGCGACTGGTTCAAGCTCGGCGTCAAGCCGCGCGATGGCAATACCAAATTTGCCGATCTGGAGGGCGAACTGGTACTGCCGCAGGGCCGCAAGGGACCGGCCTTCATCACCTATCCCAATTTCGGCATTTATCTGGAATGGAACAAGTCGTTTATCTACACGACCTCTGCCGCCTATTTCGCCACCCGTCTCGAAGGTGCCGAGGCCTATCTGAAGGGCAACCCGGAACAGGGATTGACCGATGTGCAGATGAAGGAATTGCAGACCAAGCTGAAGGGCCTCGGCTATGATGTCGGCGAGATCGACGGCATTCTGGGCGGCGGCACCCGCGACGCCGTGCAGAAGGAACAGCTGAAGCGGAATATCCCCGCCGATGGCTGGCCAACGCCAGCATTGTTGGCCGCACTTTAA
- a CDS encoding methyl-accepting chemotaxis protein, protein MFSIRNVLVSVFLIISIALGAMVSRSLYVAYNQFGVFRDVAKLTAVNKALFDFLLNYRLERGHTNTVFMTSPEKAGTTAKDVPVDRQKVDVAMKDFTAAVTVVGTPEFAAMLNKIKGHYDTIVSMRQPLDAQFSLPLESRNKELNAKQLSYGDSVLDDLEKSSVFTESTIRSLDNSLTDLLQVRTNAWVTRSAAGAENILLNKAIALQTPLAMPDILEVANQHSKIITGWLQVRALVNHSTMPEELKQALNNAETGYFDGSFAEMRDTLYKKVVAREPPDLTLDKWLSPSSKAQASIADVVVTAMKVVNDKANSLASAAFSLVILYSALLVGSILLTIAGMAIVVRRVVAPIGTLTQSMRALADGDTQKNIPFTIRQDEVGAMARSVEIFREAAIRNKQLEAETEEMRRRGELERIEVQRVAEAEAEERLNRATGSLAAGLKRLASGDMLCEIREEFAPRFEALRHDFNRSVEQLRTALLDVGSAAHAVRNGSGEISQASDNLSKRTEQQAASLEQTAAALEQITVNVRATSQRTGDARDLVRNTRTRAEHSGAVVGNAVTAMGRIEEASSKITQIISVIDEIAFQTNLLALNAGVEAARAGEAGKGFAVVAQEVRELAQRSANAAKEIKALIANSEVAVGDGVRLVNDTGKGLSEIAELVQAINAHMDAIATAAQEQSVGLSEVNTAVNHMDHATQQNAAMVEEMSAAGAGLASEATRLADLLANFETGGQKADLSLASTGGVQRSARPAAAVPARTERQPASRPVAIQSRGNAAVAVSKDAWEEF, encoded by the coding sequence ATGTTTTCTATACGGAACGTTCTGGTTTCAGTTTTTCTTATTATCAGCATTGCCTTGGGCGCCATGGTGTCGCGATCGCTTTATGTCGCTTACAACCAGTTCGGTGTGTTCCGCGATGTCGCAAAACTGACGGCGGTTAATAAGGCGCTGTTTGATTTTCTGTTGAATTACCGCCTGGAACGCGGCCATACCAACACCGTCTTTATGACAAGCCCGGAAAAGGCTGGAACGACTGCGAAGGATGTTCCTGTCGATCGCCAGAAGGTTGACGTGGCAATGAAGGATTTTACCGCAGCGGTCACCGTTGTCGGTACGCCAGAATTTGCGGCGATGTTGAACAAGATCAAAGGACATTACGACACGATCGTCTCGATGCGCCAACCGCTTGACGCGCAGTTTTCCCTTCCTCTGGAAAGCCGCAATAAGGAGCTGAATGCAAAGCAGCTTTCGTATGGCGATAGCGTGCTTGATGATCTCGAAAAAAGCTCGGTTTTCACCGAATCCACCATTCGTTCGCTGGATAACAGCCTGACAGATCTTTTGCAGGTCAGGACCAATGCATGGGTAACCCGCTCAGCGGCCGGAGCGGAAAACATCCTGCTCAACAAGGCTATCGCTCTACAGACACCTCTCGCTATGCCTGATATTCTTGAGGTTGCGAACCAGCATTCAAAAATCATCACCGGCTGGCTTCAGGTTCGCGCACTCGTCAATCATTCAACGATGCCCGAAGAATTGAAGCAGGCCCTCAACAATGCCGAGACGGGGTATTTTGACGGCTCATTCGCGGAAATGCGTGACACTCTCTACAAAAAAGTTGTCGCACGCGAGCCGCCTGATTTGACCCTGGATAAATGGTTGTCGCCAAGTTCCAAAGCTCAAGCCAGCATAGCCGATGTCGTGGTTACGGCGATGAAGGTTGTGAATGATAAAGCGAATTCGTTGGCTAGCGCCGCATTCTCCTTGGTCATTTTGTATAGCGCCTTGCTGGTTGGCTCAATCCTCCTGACCATTGCAGGCATGGCGATTGTCGTGAGACGCGTTGTTGCTCCCATCGGCACTCTCACACAGTCCATGCGAGCCCTTGCCGATGGCGATACGCAGAAAAATATCCCCTTCACCATCCGTCAGGATGAAGTGGGAGCCATGGCCCGCTCGGTTGAGATTTTCCGGGAAGCGGCCATTCGTAACAAGCAGCTTGAAGCTGAAACCGAAGAGATGCGGCGTCGCGGTGAGCTTGAACGCATTGAAGTTCAGCGCGTTGCGGAAGCGGAGGCCGAGGAGCGTCTGAACCGCGCGACGGGTTCGCTTGCAGCCGGGTTGAAGCGTTTGGCGTCAGGGGATATGCTCTGTGAAATCCGCGAGGAATTCGCTCCCCGGTTTGAAGCGCTTCGCCATGATTTCAACCGCTCTGTCGAGCAATTGCGAACTGCTTTGTTGGATGTCGGCAGTGCCGCGCATGCGGTGCGCAATGGCAGCGGTGAAATCTCCCAGGCGTCCGACAATCTGTCAAAGCGGACGGAACAGCAGGCGGCCTCCCTGGAGCAAACCGCCGCCGCACTTGAGCAGATTACCGTCAATGTCAGGGCAACGTCGCAACGCACCGGCGATGCGCGAGATCTGGTGCGCAATACGCGCACACGCGCCGAACACTCCGGGGCGGTGGTAGGCAATGCGGTCACGGCCATGGGGCGTATCGAAGAGGCCTCCTCTAAGATTACCCAGATCATCAGCGTCATCGATGAGATCGCGTTCCAGACCAATCTCCTGGCGCTCAACGCGGGCGTCGAGGCAGCGCGCGCCGGGGAGGCCGGTAAGGGTTTTGCCGTCGTTGCCCAGGAAGTACGCGAGCTTGCGCAGCGTTCCGCCAATGCGGCCAAGGAAATCAAGGCGCTGATTGCCAATTCGGAAGTGGCAGTCGGCGATGGCGTTAGGCTTGTGAACGATACCGGCAAGGGCCTGAGCGAAATCGCCGAACTCGTGCAGGCCATCAATGCGCATATGGATGCCATCGCGACGGCGGCCCAGGAACAGTCGGTTGGTCTTAGCGAAGTCAATACCGCCGTCAATCACATGGACCATGCCACCCAACAGAACGCGGCCATGGTAGAGGAAATGAGCGCGGCGGGGGCGGGCCTTGCCAGTGAAGCAACCAGGCTTGCCGACCTGTTGGCAAATTTCGAGACGGGCGGGCAAAAGGCTGATTTGTCTCTCGCCTCGACAGGTGGCGTGCAGCGATCCGCCCGACCGGCTGCGGCAGTCCCGGCCCGTACGGAGCGGCAGCCAGCCAGCCGACCGGTAGCAATTCAGAGCCGAGGTAACGCCGCTGTTGCCGTTTCAAAGGATGCCTGGGAAGAATTCTAA
- a CDS encoding class I SAM-dependent methyltransferase, which yields MSDARIGQDHSSPNVDRQHASKMDQVYRSQRHIYDLTRKYYLLGRDTAIVGLDLPKDGSLLEVACGTGRNLICTERLYPMSHLYGLDISSEMLVQARRNFRGRPRQPDLRIADASAFTAADFTMTGFDRVLISYALSMIPDWQKAIACSLAALNPGGSLHIVDFGQQEHLPGWFRTGLHAWLARFHVTPRANLREELAAQAEAAGAVLSFSPLYRGYAWHAIIRRPAA from the coding sequence ATGAGCGATGCCCGTATCGGTCAGGACCACTCCAGCCCGAACGTGGACCGGCAGCATGCCAGCAAGATGGATCAGGTCTATCGCAGCCAGCGTCACATCTATGACCTGACCCGCAAATATTACCTGCTCGGGCGTGACACCGCCATTGTCGGGCTGGATTTGCCAAAGGATGGCAGCCTTTTGGAAGTGGCCTGCGGCACGGGCCGCAACCTGATCTGCACGGAACGGCTCTATCCGATGTCGCATCTTTACGGCCTGGACATTTCCAGCGAAATGCTGGTGCAGGCAAGGCGTAATTTTCGCGGTCGCCCGCGCCAGCCCGATCTGCGCATCGCCGACGCTTCGGCATTCACCGCCGCCGATTTTACCATGACCGGTTTCGACCGCGTGCTGATTTCCTATGCCCTGTCGATGATCCCCGACTGGCAAAAGGCGATTGCCTGTTCGCTTGCCGCCTTAAACCCCGGCGGCTCGCTGCATATCGTCGATTTTGGCCAGCAGGAACATCTGCCAGGTTGGTTCAGAACAGGCCTGCATGCCTGGCTCGCCCGATTTCACGTCACGCCACGCGCCAACCTGCGCGAAGAACTGGCCGCCCAGGCCGAGGCCGCAGGCGCAGTGCTGAGCTTTTCACCGCTCTATCGTGGCTATGCGTGGCATGCCATTATCCGCCGCCCAGCGGCCTGA
- a CDS encoding metalloregulator ArsR/SmtB family transcription factor, with translation MSFTLDGLVDLLKAAGEPTRLRLLALLAAGDLTVSDLTDILGQSQPRISRHLKLLAEAELVDRYQEGAWAYFRLKQEGAAGDLARHLLAVASTSDPVLARDGERLGAVKRARAEKAQAYFSRNAAEWDELRRLHINDREVEDALVKLIGEDTVEALLDLGTGTGRILQLLESRYHRAVGIDASRDMLAVARVNLDKAGVAKAAVRQGDILNLPLDGGEFDVVIIHQVLHFLVEPELALNEAARMLKPGGRLVIIDLAPHKLEHLREDHAHVRLGFSHQLMAGWLVKTGFDVTNAIDIAPNHRDGEALTATIWLATYGQAAASVAQQAARAGVY, from the coding sequence ATGTCTTTTACATTGGACGGTCTGGTCGATCTTCTCAAGGCGGCAGGTGAACCAACCCGCCTGCGGCTGTTGGCGCTTCTGGCGGCGGGAGATCTGACTGTATCTGACCTGACCGACATTCTCGGTCAATCCCAGCCGCGTATCTCGCGCCATCTCAAGCTTCTGGCTGAGGCGGAATTGGTGGATCGTTACCAGGAAGGTGCCTGGGCCTATTTTCGTTTGAAGCAGGAGGGGGCGGCGGGCGATCTCGCACGTCATCTGCTGGCGGTTGCCTCCACGTCCGATCCTGTTTTGGCGCGTGACGGCGAGCGGCTTGGAGCAGTCAAACGGGCGCGGGCGGAAAAGGCGCAGGCCTATTTCAGTCGCAACGCCGCTGAATGGGATGAGTTGCGCCGGCTGCATATCAATGACCGCGAGGTCGAAGATGCACTGGTGAAACTGATCGGCGAAGACACAGTCGAGGCTTTACTGGATCTTGGCACCGGGACCGGGCGTATCCTGCAATTGCTGGAAAGCCGCTATCACCGGGCGGTGGGTATCGATGCCAGCCGCGACATGCTGGCGGTTGCCCGGGTCAATCTCGACAAGGCTGGTGTGGCCAAGGCTGCCGTACGCCAAGGGGATATTCTCAATCTGCCGCTGGATGGTGGCGAGTTCGATGTGGTGATCATTCATCAGGTGCTGCATTTCCTGGTGGAGCCCGAACTGGCGCTGAACGAGGCGGCGCGTATGCTGAAGCCGGGCGGTCGGCTGGTGATCATCGATCTCGCACCGCATAAGCTGGAGCATTTGCGAGAAGATCATGCGCATGTGCGGTTGGGCTTTTCCCATCAGTTAATGGCGGGCTGGCTCGTCAAGACAGGTTTTGACGTCACAAACGCAATCGATATTGCGCCGAACCATAGGGATGGGGAGGCGCTTACAGCAACAATCTGGCTGGCGACCTATGGTCAAGCCGCAGCATCCGTGGCGCAACAGGCCGCGCGGGCGGGAGTTTACTGA